A single window of Brevundimonas naejangsanensis DNA harbors:
- a CDS encoding Rrf2 family transcriptional regulator: MRLSTKGRYAVMAMADLAKNGADRAVSLAEIAARQEISLSYLEQLFARLRKGGLVKSVRGPGGGYRLAKAAGEMVVADIVLAVDEPIRATRCAAHGTPRGCMTGGARCITHDLWEDLGAEIHRYLAGVSLADVVEKRTGRARVGADSMEAAA, translated from the coding sequence ATGCGTCTGTCGACCAAGGGACGTTACGCCGTCATGGCGATGGCCGATCTGGCGAAGAACGGCGCCGATCGGGCCGTCTCCCTGGCTGAAATCGCGGCGCGTCAGGAAATCTCGCTCAGCTATCTGGAACAGCTTTTTGCGCGCCTGCGCAAAGGCGGTCTGGTCAAGAGCGTGCGGGGGCCGGGCGGCGGCTATCGGCTGGCCAAGGCGGCGGGCGAGATGGTCGTGGCCGACATTGTTCTGGCCGTTGATGAGCCGATCCGCGCCACGCGCTGCGCCGCCCACGGCACGCCGCGTGGCTGCATGACGGGCGGCGCCCGCTGCATCACCCATGACCTGTGGGAAGATCTGGGCGCAGAGATTCATCGCTATCTAGCCGGGGTCAGCCTCGCCGACGTGGTCGAGAAGCGGACGGGCCGGGCGCGCGTCGGCGCGGACTCGATGGAGGCCGCCGCATGA
- a CDS encoding peroxiredoxin has translation MTDITENTPAPAFDLATDGGGRVSLDGLRGKNVVLYFYPKADTPGCTTEGQDFSALIDRFAAANAVVIGVSRDTVKKLDRFKAKHDLKVVLGSDEDGVVTEAWGVWVQKKLYGREYMGIERATFLIDGQGAVRRAWRNVKVKGHAEEVLAAVEAL, from the coding sequence GTGACCGACATCACCGAAAATACGCCCGCCCCTGCTTTCGATCTGGCGACAGACGGCGGCGGGCGCGTGTCGCTGGACGGGCTGAGGGGCAAGAACGTCGTGCTCTACTTCTACCCCAAGGCCGACACGCCCGGCTGCACGACCGAAGGTCAGGACTTCTCGGCCCTGATCGACCGGTTCGCGGCGGCGAACGCGGTCGTGATCGGGGTGTCGCGCGACACGGTGAAGAAGCTGGACCGCTTCAAGGCCAAGCATGACCTCAAGGTCGTGCTCGGCTCGGACGAGGACGGCGTGGTCACCGAAGCCTGGGGCGTGTGGGTGCAGAAGAAGCTCTACGGCCGCGAATATATGGGCATTGAGCGCGCCACCTTCCTGATCGACGGCCAGGGCGCGGTCCGCCGCGCCTGGCGCAACGTCAAGGTCAAGGGCCACGCCGAAGAGGTTCTGGCCGCCGTCGAAGCGCTTTGA
- a CDS encoding DMT family transporter, whose amino-acid sequence MAASSRFWGVASGLAAGALWGLVFLAPKMVPEASPLLLTAGRYLAYGLIAVLLIAPRWRRVTAALTREAWGALVWLSLAGNLVYFAFLVVSVHYAGVAASALIVGMVPVVVALWGLRDNDSPPLSRVAPPIAVAALAVGLIGWQSLSQGGGAAAQSGTATLIGLGCALAALLSWTAFAVGNSRWMGRLPDVTPHEWSLLTGVVTGGLALVLVIPSLFTLGGMTDDAWLRLIGVSAGVAIFASVIGNAFWNQASRLLPLTMLGQMIVSETLFAFIYGFIWEQRGPTVIEIVAMILMIVSVVWCVRAHRPAAVAAAEGEH is encoded by the coding sequence ATGGCGGCGTCTTCGCGTTTCTGGGGCGTCGCCAGCGGTCTGGCGGCGGGCGCTCTGTGGGGGCTGGTCTTCCTGGCGCCGAAGATGGTCCCCGAGGCCTCGCCCCTGCTGCTGACGGCGGGTCGCTACCTCGCCTATGGCCTGATCGCGGTCTTGCTGATCGCGCCCCGCTGGCGGCGGGTGACGGCCGCCCTGACGCGCGAAGCGTGGGGCGCGCTGGTCTGGCTGAGCCTGGCGGGGAACCTGGTCTACTTCGCCTTCCTGGTGGTCAGCGTGCATTACGCAGGCGTGGCGGCCTCGGCCCTGATCGTCGGCATGGTGCCCGTAGTCGTGGCCCTATGGGGCCTGCGAGACAACGATTCGCCGCCGCTGTCGCGCGTCGCGCCGCCCATCGCCGTGGCGGCGCTCGCGGTCGGTCTGATCGGGTGGCAGTCCTTGAGCCAGGGCGGCGGCGCCGCGGCGCAAAGCGGCACGGCCACGCTGATCGGTCTGGGGTGCGCCCTGGCTGCCCTGCTGTCCTGGACCGCCTTCGCCGTCGGCAACAGCCGCTGGATGGGGCGCCTGCCCGACGTCACCCCGCATGAGTGGTCGTTGCTGACCGGCGTGGTCACAGGAGGGCTGGCGCTGGTGCTGGTCATCCCGTCGCTGTTCACGTTGGGCGGCATGACGGATGACGCCTGGCTGCGTCTGATCGGCGTCAGCGCGGGCGTGGCGATCTTCGCCTCGGTCATCGGCAACGCCTTCTGGAACCAGGCCAGCCGCCTGCTGCCCCTGACCATGCTCGGCCAGATGATCGTGTCCGAGACCCTGTTCGCCTTTATCTACGGCTTCATCTGGGAACAGCGCGGCCCGACCGTGATCGAGATCGTCGCCATGATCCTGATGATCGTGAGCGTCGTCTGGTGCGTCCGCGCTCACCGTCCGGCGGCTGTGGCCGCTGCGGAAGGCGAACACTGA
- a CDS encoding anhydro-N-acetylmuramic acid kinase, producing the protein MTTSPKKTLRVLGFMTGTSLDAVDMAVIETDGHDILSFGPAGEMKLDAESRAIIEDAIDDAFDWERDEEEPDSFEDARMAVADAHLAAALGFMAVNGVKSSALDLVGVHGQTVLHEAPTPDLQGRTVQLIDAASVAEGLGVPVAYDFRSADVAAGGQGAPLAPIYHAALVRKAGMEGPVAVLNLGGVGNITLIRADGDLEAFDTGPANGMVDLLVQSRMKKRMDEGGRLAAAGTVDQAVLDAYLAHPYFAASGPKSLDRFDFSLEPVADLSLEDAAATLTAFAAQAVALAVARCSEQAKEIVVCGGGRHNPALLAAIRERVGVPISTAEDMGWRGDAIEAEAFAFLAARCRLGLPISFPGTTGVPAPMTGGRIVEPGAE; encoded by the coding sequence ATGACGACCTCCCCGAAAAAGACCCTGCGCGTGCTTGGATTCATGACCGGCACCTCGCTCGACGCCGTGGACATGGCGGTGATCGAAACGGACGGCCACGACATCCTGTCTTTCGGCCCCGCCGGCGAGATGAAACTGGACGCAGAGAGCCGCGCCATCATTGAGGACGCCATCGACGACGCCTTCGATTGGGAGCGCGACGAAGAAGAACCGGACAGCTTCGAAGACGCCCGCATGGCGGTGGCCGATGCGCATCTGGCCGCCGCGCTCGGCTTCATGGCGGTGAACGGGGTGAAGTCCAGTGCGCTGGATCTGGTCGGCGTCCACGGCCAAACGGTGCTGCACGAGGCGCCGACGCCCGACCTGCAGGGCCGCACCGTCCAGCTTATCGACGCCGCCAGTGTGGCCGAAGGGCTGGGGGTCCCCGTCGCCTATGATTTCCGCAGCGCCGACGTGGCGGCGGGCGGGCAGGGCGCGCCGCTGGCGCCGATCTATCACGCAGCGCTGGTCCGCAAGGCGGGGATGGAGGGGCCTGTCGCTGTGCTCAATCTGGGCGGGGTCGGCAACATCACCCTGATCCGCGCCGACGGCGACTTGGAGGCCTTCGACACCGGCCCGGCCAACGGCATGGTCGATCTGTTGGTCCAGTCGCGCATGAAGAAGCGGATGGACGAGGGCGGTCGTCTGGCGGCGGCGGGAACGGTCGATCAGGCTGTGCTGGACGCCTATCTAGCCCATCCCTATTTCGCCGCGAGCGGCCCGAAGTCCCTGGATCGTTTCGACTTCTCGCTGGAGCCGGTGGCGGATTTGTCGCTGGAAGACGCCGCCGCCACCCTGACCGCCTTCGCGGCGCAGGCCGTGGCCCTGGCCGTCGCCCGCTGTTCGGAGCAGGCGAAGGAGATCGTCGTTTGCGGCGGCGGGCGTCATAATCCGGCGCTGCTGGCCGCGATCCGCGAGCGCGTCGGCGTCCCTATCTCGACCGCCGAGGACATGGGCTGGCGCGGCGACGCGATCGAGGCCGAGGCCTTCGCCTTCCTGGCCGCGCGCTGTCGTCTGGGCCTGCCGATCAGCTTCCCCGGCACGACAGGCGTTCCGGCCCCTATGACCGGCGGCCGGATTGTCGAACCGGGAGCCGAATAA
- a CDS encoding bactofilin family protein codes for MFNKNKPFDNNPSGGMGIPKPPEPVQPKPEPAAPIAAAPARAPEPARPAARSSSLSTLSAGVKYEGNISGAGELQVDGSLKGDIRVVRVVIGEGGAVEGTVHADILEVRGRVSGAIVAKQVKLFATSRVEGDITQEQLSIEQGAWFQGRCTQAKRDTPGANMLETPAAAEKPAPAKTDAKVEAPIQTKPAA; via the coding sequence ATGTTCAATAAGAACAAACCGTTCGACAACAACCCCTCTGGCGGAATGGGCATTCCCAAGCCGCCTGAGCCGGTCCAGCCCAAGCCGGAGCCCGCCGCCCCGATCGCCGCTGCGCCTGCGCGCGCGCCTGAACCGGCTCGCCCCGCCGCCCGTTCCTCCAGCCTTTCGACCCTATCGGCGGGCGTAAAGTATGAGGGCAACATCTCCGGCGCAGGCGAACTTCAGGTCGACGGCTCTCTGAAAGGCGACATCCGCGTGGTGCGCGTGGTGATCGGCGAAGGCGGCGCGGTCGAGGGCACGGTGCACGCCGACATCCTTGAGGTGCGCGGCCGCGTCTCGGGCGCCATCGTCGCCAAGCAGGTCAAGCTGTTCGCCACCTCGCGCGTCGAGGGCGACATCACCCAGGAGCAGCTGTCGATCGAACAGGGCGCCTGGTTCCAGGGCCGCTGCACCCAGGCCAAGCGCGACACGCCGGGCGCCAATATGCTGGAGACCCCTGCTGCGGCCGAAAAGCCTGCGCCCGCCAAGACGGACGCCAAGGTCGAGGCCCCGATCCAAACCAAGCCTGCAGCCTGA
- a CDS encoding cysteine desulfurase family protein, giving the protein MSVYLDYNASGLVRPEVQDIMAKALADNGNPSAVHAAGRRARARVETARAQVADLVGADQTAIIFSSGGTESNAQAIHSALAAGCERLIVSATEHPCVAEAAAVSGAPVEVLPVDSNGVVDLTWLAEALARPGRAVVAIHHANNESGVIQPIAEAAKLVHAAGGWLHVDAIQSAGKVPVTMKALGADSLTLSAHKLGGPQGVGALVLKDGVSAVRILHGAGQERGLRAGTENVPGIAGFGVAADCAARDLDAAMTHVVWRDAAEAKVKAAGATIIGGAVERLPNTLFMAVEGWDSPQQLITLDLVGVMVSAGSACSSGKVKPSKAISAMGLHHLATGGVRVSGGWGTTESDWTRFADAWVAAWEKHSARLIERAKEVA; this is encoded by the coding sequence ATGAGCGTTTACCTCGACTACAACGCCTCCGGCCTGGTTCGTCCTGAGGTTCAGGACATCATGGCCAAGGCCTTGGCCGACAACGGCAATCCATCGGCGGTCCACGCCGCCGGACGTCGCGCACGAGCACGCGTCGAGACGGCGCGGGCGCAGGTGGCCGATCTGGTCGGGGCCGATCAGACGGCGATCATCTTCTCTTCGGGCGGCACCGAATCCAATGCTCAGGCCATCCATAGCGCCCTGGCCGCCGGCTGCGAGCGGCTGATCGTCAGCGCGACCGAGCACCCTTGCGTGGCCGAGGCCGCCGCCGTCAGCGGCGCGCCGGTCGAGGTGCTGCCGGTGGATTCGAACGGCGTGGTCGATCTGACCTGGCTGGCCGAGGCGCTGGCGCGCCCGGGTCGCGCGGTCGTCGCCATCCATCACGCCAACAATGAAAGCGGCGTGATCCAGCCGATCGCCGAGGCGGCGAAGCTGGTCCATGCGGCGGGCGGCTGGCTGCACGTCGACGCCATTCAGTCGGCGGGCAAGGTTCCGGTGACGATGAAGGCGCTGGGCGCCGACAGCCTGACCCTCTCGGCGCACAAGCTGGGCGGGCCGCAGGGCGTGGGCGCTTTGGTGCTGAAGGACGGCGTGTCGGCCGTCCGCATCCTGCACGGCGCGGGCCAGGAGCGCGGGCTGCGCGCCGGGACCGAGAACGTGCCGGGCATCGCCGGTTTCGGCGTCGCGGCCGACTGCGCCGCGCGCGATCTGGACGCCGCCATGACGCATGTCGTCTGGCGCGATGCTGCCGAGGCTAAGGTCAAGGCTGCGGGCGCGACGATCATCGGCGGCGCGGTGGAGCGTCTGCCCAACACCCTGTTTATGGCGGTTGAGGGCTGGGACAGCCCGCAGCAGCTGATCACCCTCGACCTTGTCGGGGTCATGGTGTCTGCCGGTTCGGCCTGCTCGTCCGGCAAGGTCAAGCCGTCCAAGGCGATCAGCGCCATGGGTCTTCATCACCTGGCGACCGGGGGCGTGCGCGTCTCCGGCGGCTGGGGCACGACCGAGTCGGACTGGACTCGCTTCGCCGATGCCTGGGTCGCGGCCTGGGAAAAGCATAGTGCGCGCCTGATTGAGCGCGCTAAGGAAGTCGCGTAA
- a CDS encoding alpha/beta hydrolase, with translation MPEVILPGASGRIEGRYSPGKRPDAPIALILHPHPKAGGHMNNPVALTMHQLFVQRGFATLRYNSRGVGKSQGEFDSGIGELADAATALDWLQANNPAATQTWVAGYQFGAYIGMQLLMRRPETDGFISVSPPSNIYDFSFLAPCPASGLFLHGTADTVVPPADVERVVNKLRTQKGIVIDYELEEGATHFWQDHIGAVERRVGAYLDKRLEEKPA, from the coding sequence ATGCCTGAAGTCATCCTGCCTGGCGCCTCCGGCCGCATCGAAGGCCGCTACTCTCCTGGCAAGCGTCCCGACGCGCCGATCGCCCTGATCCTGCACCCCCACCCCAAGGCGGGCGGGCATATGAACAACCCCGTCGCCCTGACGATGCACCAGCTGTTCGTCCAGCGCGGCTTCGCCACCTTGCGCTACAACAGCCGCGGCGTGGGCAAGTCGCAGGGCGAGTTCGACAGCGGCATCGGCGAGCTGGCCGACGCAGCGACGGCGCTGGACTGGCTGCAGGCCAACAACCCCGCCGCCACCCAGACCTGGGTCGCCGGCTATCAGTTCGGCGCCTATATCGGGATGCAGCTGCTGATGCGTCGCCCCGAAACCGACGGCTTCATCTCGGTGTCCCCGCCGTCAAACATCTATGACTTCAGCTTCCTGGCCCCCTGCCCGGCTTCGGGCCTGTTCCTGCACGGCACGGCCGACACCGTGGTGCCGCCCGCCGATGTCGAGCGCGTGGTGAACAAGCTGCGCACCCAGAAGGGCATCGTCATCGACTACGAGTTGGAAGAAGGCGCGACCCACTTCTGGCAGGACCACATCGGCGCGGTCGAGCGCCGCGTCGGCGCCTATCTGGACAAGCGGCTGGAAGAAAAGCCGGCCTGA
- the tyrS gene encoding tyrosine--tRNA ligase: MTEPTTQTVSETAFKSDFLRLMKARGYIHQITHPVELDEAAASGVVTGYIGFDATAPSLHVGHLIQIMLLRRLQQAGHKPIVLMGGGTTKVGDPSFKDTQRPLLTEEKIAENIAGIKGVFEKFLTFGDGPTDAIMLDNDEWLSQLGYLQFLRDYGTHFTINRMLSFDSVKLRLDREQPLTFLEFNYMLMQATDFLELNRRYGCSLQMGGSDQWGNIINGVELTRKVDHKAAFGLTTPLLSTASGQKMGKTVGGAVWLNADALSPFDYWQYWRNTEDGDVGRFMRLFTDLPLDQIERYEALQGAEINDAKKALADATTSMLHGAEAAQAARAAAEAAFEKGQLSADLPTVELPRDEVIGAMIAAVTTKAGLSSSNGEARRLAQGGGLRLNDEVVNDGARLIEEADLNADGVLKLGAGKKKLVLVRPV, encoded by the coding sequence ATGACCGAGCCCACGACCCAAACCGTTTCCGAAACCGCCTTCAAATCGGACTTCCTGCGCCTGATGAAGGCGCGCGGCTATATCCACCAGATCACCCACCCGGTCGAACTGGATGAGGCGGCCGCGTCGGGCGTGGTCACGGGCTATATTGGTTTCGATGCGACGGCGCCCAGCTTGCACGTCGGCCACCTGATCCAGATCATGCTGCTGCGTCGTCTTCAGCAGGCCGGACACAAGCCGATCGTCCTGATGGGCGGCGGCACGACCAAGGTCGGCGACCCCTCGTTCAAGGACACCCAGCGCCCCCTGCTGACCGAGGAAAAGATCGCCGAGAACATCGCCGGCATCAAAGGCGTGTTCGAGAAATTCCTGACCTTCGGCGACGGCCCGACCGACGCCATCATGCTGGATAACGACGAGTGGCTGTCGCAGCTGGGCTACCTGCAGTTCCTGCGCGACTACGGCACGCACTTCACCATCAACCGGATGCTGAGCTTCGATTCGGTCAAGCTGCGCCTGGATCGCGAGCAGCCGCTGACCTTCCTAGAGTTCAACTACATGCTGATGCAGGCGACCGACTTCCTGGAGCTGAACCGACGCTATGGCTGTTCGCTGCAGATGGGCGGCTCGGACCAGTGGGGCAACATCATAAACGGCGTCGAACTGACCCGCAAGGTGGACCACAAGGCCGCCTTCGGCCTGACCACGCCGCTGCTGTCCACCGCCTCGGGCCAGAAGATGGGCAAGACGGTCGGCGGCGCCGTGTGGCTGAACGCCGACGCCCTGTCGCCGTTCGACTATTGGCAATACTGGCGCAACACCGAAGACGGCGACGTGGGCCGCTTCATGCGCCTGTTCACCGACCTGCCGCTGGATCAGATAGAGCGCTATGAGGCGCTTCAAGGCGCCGAGATCAACGACGCCAAGAAGGCGCTGGCCGACGCGACCACCTCCATGCTGCACGGCGCCGAGGCCGCACAGGCCGCGCGCGCGGCCGCTGAAGCCGCCTTCGAGAAGGGTCAGCTGTCGGCCGACCTGCCGACCGTCGAACTGCCGCGCGACGAGGTGATTGGCGCCATGATCGCCGCCGTCACGACCAAGGCGGGTCTCAGCAGCTCCAATGGCGAAGCGCGTCGTTTGGCCCAGGGCGGCGGTCTTCGCCTGAACGACGAGGTCGTCAACGACGGCGCCCGCCTGATTGAAGAGGCCGACCTGAACGCGGACGGCGTGCTGAAGCTCGGCGCCGGCAAGAAGAAGCTAGTGCTGGTGCGCCCGGTTTAA